In Hyla sarda isolate aHylSar1 chromosome 9, aHylSar1.hap1, whole genome shotgun sequence, the following proteins share a genomic window:
- the LY6G6C gene encoding lymphocyte antigen 6 complex locus protein G6c, whose product MKTILFISFALGLIAIASALTCKTCDFRFVSLCITGSSNKECTGNCSHTSASFGSFSLFSKQGCKPNCTDEKDVTDSTFNFRYNTTCCNTNECNSGSAVKFSVSLGLGMGLLWLLNAV is encoded by the exons ATGAAGACGATTCTGTTTATCAGTTTTGCTCTTGGGCTCATTGCCATAG CCTCTGCTCTAACGTGTAAAACATGTGATTTCCGTTTCGTCTCCTTGTGCATCACTGGGTCTTCAAATAAAGAGTGCACTGGAAACTGCTCCCACACCAGCGCCTCATTTG GTTCATTTTCCTTGTTCAGCAAACAGGGTTGCAAACCGAACTGTACAGATGAAAAAGACGTGACAGACAGCACCTTTAACTTTCGGTACAACACCACATGTTGTAACACAAATGAGTGTAACAGCGGAAGCGCCGTAAAGTTCTCGGTCTCCCTTGGGCTGGGCATGGGGCTCCTCTGGCTTCTGAATGCTGTGTGA